GGTCAGTTGCTAACCTGgttctcaattaaaaacaaaaatattatctgGTGAATGAATTGTGGATTATAAAAACTGAACTTAAAAACATGGACTTCTTTCAAGACTGAAACCCCACGTGACTCAATAGTACATTAAGTTCTTCCAAGACCATATCAGTGTTTACTTTTAAccactcttttaaaataatagatcCGATGGAGTGACTGTGTACAACTCTGTCATGCATATGTGCCCTTTGTACTTTCCTCTTTAGTCAATCTGAGTTTAGTGCCTTTCTTGGgtttgaaagaaatgttttcatcatTGTCAGCACTGTTCTTAGGGCAATGATTTTAATAGAAGGTGAGGACATATTCAAGAGGAGTTTCCAAACCATCCCGGAATCACCTGAGTTTGGTAAGTGGCCCTGTTATTCCATCCCTAAGGCTAATTAAGGAGATGTTACTCATTAGAACACATAAATAATCACAGATTTTCCTGAGATGTTGAGCCAGATATGAAAGTTGTTCCCTCCACCCAATTTTTTTGTCATAAAAAGTATTCTGAACCCGATTTCCAAAGACATAACGGTAATATATGAACTACAATACTGCAAATTTTGAGTTGATGTCTGACTGGATTGGGGAAAATAAAGCATCAAATAGTTTTTTTTATAGTCCTGCGTTCTGAGAAAAGTCAtaagcaatggttctcaaacttcagtgtgcagaAGAAACACCTAGGGAGTGTTAAGATGCAGATGAAAGATTCCCAGGTCCACTTAGCAGAGATTCTTGTTCTGTAGATCTGAGATGCTgcctaggaatctgcattctAAAACAAGTGCTCCAGATGGTTCTAATGCAGGTGGTCTGAGTCCAGCTTTAAGAAACCCTGGTCATAAGACTCACAGGTACCACAGAAATGGTGAGAAGTAACTTTTACAAGAGATGGTGAAAATTGTCCAAAGAAAAGCCATTTTGCTTTCGTTAAAAACAACTTCTTAAATATTCAACTATTCAGGAAACCACCTGAAGATAAATGTTAACTTTCCTAATTCTGTAAAAGGAGGAATATTGATTTAGTAAAgtagttaaaatacaaaaatggaaatcTGCCTTTTTTTAAGGCTCTATCAAACTTCCATCAATTGTAAGCAATTTTTACTAAGTAGTACAAGGTTTAAAGAAATAGATATTGAAAAGGACTTGGGTGGGGCAGACACATTGGGAACCACAAAACCCCTtccaagagttaaaaataaatatgtgttttagcaaaagtgaaaaatgtaagcagaatttttctaatttatttttgaattcgATAATGAGAAGTGCATCAACGCTAGGGTTTTTATTCAGTAATTATCCTTTAAAGAGTTATTTAACaatttggacttttaaaaaaatgtgttatgtAGCCTGActtctgaaaagcaaaataaagtacCCTAATAAAGGCAGCAAAATGCATTAATCCACCGTGGGTGGAGGTTTACCTTTTAATTGATGCCTATTATTTGCGATTATAAAAGAATTTCAGTCGGAGGTTGCTCACAGTTGTCTGGTGCATACAGAAGTGTTAAACCACCAATTGCTAGTTCAGTAGTTTCCTCATGACATCTAACGCAAAGCAAAAAGTAGTATGCATATTTAAACGTCACCAGTAACCAAtactttgcaaaatgaaaaaagtttcAATTATACCATGCTTTTCTCAAATCATGCTCTTATTTATACAGATCTCAAGTTCATActaattagttttaaaaagatcCAAAGCTGGATAGCAGGTACGttttattctgattctttttttattgttagcACGCTTCCCAGGAGTCCATAACCTTCTCCATTGGCGCTGTGTGGGCGAGAGGCATTATTCCCCATATGGCTATTATACGGGCTCcttaaattaaagaaagaagcTTTAGTTTCTGCAGCAGGAAGTAACTGTTCTTTGATTGTAACCTGTGAGACACTGTCAGCAGACGAAGGCTCCCTCCACATGTCCCTGCTCTGTGTTTCTCGACTGGTAACAGAATTGCCTCCTTTCTGGAGCATGTAATACAGTATTGGGTTCGTTTTGGTCAGTCTTGGAGAGTCTTTTTCATACTCATTCTTATCCCCATCTGTGATAACCCACTTAATGGGTCCCTTCTCACTGGGCATGGAACACCCATTCAAGAGCCCAGATTCCGGTCTAGACCCCGCACAGCCCAAGTACTCAGGGAAAGGAGGACTCAGGGCAGTTTTCACTACTCCTGGGTATGGAAATGTCCTGTTATCCACGCAAGCGTTGGGCTGAGTGGAACCGTACATGAGTCCgtttaaagaagaaatgctgAATTCAGGTTTGCTACTGGGCACGTTATTTTTGTGTCCTTTCTTTTTACTGTCGACGACAGAGTTACTTCCATGCTGGGACAAATCTCTCACACAGTTTTCTGAGAGAAGTAGTTGCTTCAGAACATTGAAGCTTTTGCTCTCTCTGGCCCAACTCCTGTGTTCACTTTCGCTGGCCGAACCATGACTGGCAGGATATTTAAATTCAAGATCATTTCTGCTAAATTTCAGCTCCTGCTGGTTAAGCAAGGACCCATACAGTACGTCCGGAGCACTGTGACTGTTTGTGGCATCGACTaggttatttttcatctttttaaatggattttctAACGGCTCAGTATAAAGCTTCCTTTTCTTAGGGACCATGCAAAGATTCTTTGATTCTACAAGTGTCAGCTGACTATTTCTGGGACTGTTGTCCAGATCGTCCGCCAGGTAACTCTCTTGATTTTGTCTCAGCAATCGACTTAACAGACCATTCTTCGAGAAAGAAAAATCCTGAGGTGAAATGGGCTCCGATTTAAAGTCCTCAGACGCTGGTAAGGCAGCCGCGCTTCTCTGCACGGGAGGAGCCATCCCTAAGAACGGGGCACCCTTAGCATCGTGGCTCAAGTGCACATTTGTATTATGTATATGTAATTCATCACAAggctcagattttatttttaccatcagtatttgttcatttaaagCTCTATCTGTATGTTCCTGAGTACTTTCATCTCTTAaaaggtttttctctttcttttcactcttcCCTTTGTTGGGGTTTCCCAGGAGCAACTGGAGGACAGTGCGCCTTTCAAgcagattttctatttcagaaCCGGAAAGTCCTGGTTCGGGGCATGTTGCTTGACTACtgaatgctttattttcttcaactgCATTTGTTTTATTGGAGAGCAGGGGGCTATTTAACCTATCAATCATACCTACAGGTTTATCTGTGTTCACACCGAGCAGCTGTTTACTGGGTCTCTGCTCTTCCCCTGACACGGAAGACTGCATTCCACATTGTGCTAAATTTTGTAACAGTTTACTGGCACTGAAAGTTGCAGGGTTTTGGGCACCTTCATTCTGGGCTGGTTTCTCTCCTTGCGACTCTTTGCTTTTTGTAAGGTCCATCAAGTGGTTGGAGGCGGTATTCGCTGGCTTTTCAGGCTGAGAGCTGCAGGCATATGGTGGGGAATTCCATTTGATGACCAGAGAGTGTTGGGAAAGATTGATGGGAGACTCTGCTTTGGTGGATGCCAGTAACGGCGGAGTGCTGACTGGAGTAGTCCTATTTGTACTGGGGCTCTCTATCACAGAAGTCCTTGTGTAATTCTGTGTACTGAACTTTGTCACATCACTGTGCACTTCCTGAGGGCTGttgtttctctctgtattttcttcattcttatgGCCGAGGAGCAACTGAAGAAGTGTTACCTTCTGGTGTGAGTTTAGCTTAGACTTCTTTGAGGTATCTGGATCTTCTTTGCTATCTACATCGCGGGCTTTTGGATCCCAAGTGTTCAGCAAGGACTGAGTTAAGTTATCCAGAGAAACAGGCTGGTCGGGTTCTGGTTTTTCGGTGCGGTGTTTGCAAGACAAGTCTATGGGAACACAGTTGGAATAAGAGCTTTCATCCCCACTGCTATCATCTGTAAAACTAGGATTGTTATCTGAGTATTCATCGACAGTTGTCGGTGTACTACTATCCTCAAAAATGCTTCCTCTCTCACTATGATTGTGTCCGTTCATGGGCTTAGGTATGGTCTGGCTTTTAAGAAGATGTAAGAGCAAACTATTATTAGCAACttgttttatattgtttctttccAGTGAGTTCTTACAGCCTGCATTTTTGGGGGAAGAAGGAACGATACCCATTGCATTTTGAAATGTACTTCGGCTAGCCATTAGTTTGCTTGAGGATGTTCTTGCCTGACCATTAAGATGGCTTGACATTCCTTTTGAGAGCTGGAAACTCCCAACATCCTTCTGGCCATTTTCTTGTAATCTGGCCATAGCAGCAAGTCTTTCACTCGCCGCTTGATTcgcattttgtgtttttaaagcatGTTCCCGTGAATACTGCTGTAAATGGGCTTCGCTTGAAAGGAGCAATGCTAATTGGCTACAAGCAACACTAGGTTTGGGTGAAGTGGCAGGACTAGCCCTTTTTTCCACCATGCTTGCAACAGCCTGTAATCTTGCGGCACACGACAAGGGTTCACTCATGACCTTTGTTCCGCTTTGTCCAACATGATGCGGTGACTCTACAAACCTCTCTCTGATGAGGTTTTTGGTGACGTCAGGAAGATCGGTATCAGGCTTTTGATCTTTAGCTTTACTTTTCTTCAACAAAGTTTTTAAGTGACTCGATGCAACACCATAGCACCTtaaatctttctccacttttaaAGAATCATGACTGAGGGCATATCCTTGCTCCTTGAGGCTCTGCCTAATTTGTTGTGACAGAGCCACAGTCTGCAGCCTAGAGCTGAATGACTGAAGCAAAGAGGCCAGTAATGTGCTATCCTGTTTGCCTTTAGGCACATTGTCAACCATGCCTGCTAGCAAAGCTTCCTTCTTCACATTTATATTTACGATGGGATCAGACAGCCTCTTCCGCTTCGCCGCATTCCAGTCCTCGGAAGACTGCAATAGTCTGGCCTTTTTGAGATGCAGCATGCCAGATCCCTGATACGTCTGTGTATTGAGAACTGGCCCATTACTTTGACAGGTGGGAAATGCCTTACTAGAAACGTTAAAGTTCTGATCTTCCTCATTACGCCCAGCAGACTTTTTGTCGACGGCAGTACCTGATCCCTCTGCTGCCTGATGCATTAGTAATCCTTCTAGGTAAGTTAAAACAACAGAATCCTGGTGCACATCAGAGCCAAGCTCTTCTCCATGAGTCATGTTCAATAGAAGTGTTCACAAGGGCTTGGTTTCTAGTCACTTTAAAGAATGGTTTTCTGTGGGTGATGGAGACGTAACTTTAACAAGCGAGCGGCAGTTTATCACCTTCCATAGTAATTAGAGATGGACTGTCACATTCTGTCCAGGAATTCTGCTGGCAATGACAAGAAAAAGGTAGGCAAACTCTAGAGCAGTCTGACCACAGAGCTGACCAACTCCTAAgcgagaagcagcagcagaattCTGTAACACAGAGGTCTGCAGCAGCAAGCAGACAGAATCCTTAGTGAATATACCGCTTCTCCTTCTTCATCTTTTGCTGCCCATTAAATGCAAACAtcagttctaaaaaaaaaataaaaataaaacatagttaaTGAGATGCAGAACTAGGATTATGCTATGACACCTATAAGCAAAAGAATATAATACTTGTTAGTTTTTaggtgtatatacacatatatatgcattatagTCACTtctttagtaatttattttattgccatCCCTACTAAACGAGAAATCTCTACTGGAAATACTATGGATTAATCCATATTCTTAAAATGACCAAATCAATTAGAGAAAACAGTTTAATGTTATATAACTATCTTGCAAAGCCCACTAAGGTTTTGAATTTTCATAAGCACTTTTCTGCAAAGTAATGTGAATGCTAACTCTCCTATCTGGCACTCGAGCTCTATATGGGAGCTAGAACGAGCTTCCTTACATTACTGGGAGCTTAGGAAGGAACAAAAGCAGAagttgagaaagaggaaaagagatgcaCATGACATGGACTCATCTGATGAGTCTGATGTGGGGTTGGGGCCCACAGAACAGATTCACTTTGGACATCCGCCTCCAAACATCAGACGTTACGTAAGTAATTGGtagaatttctgttttcaaagaaaCGGAAGCACTTAAAAAACATAACATGATTTTGTAGGCCCGTGCAAAGTGTGACAGTCTTAGTTATgttcataaacatttaaatatgatCACAAGCTTATTCACCCATAACTTTTACCACGACagtaaaaaacagaagagagtgaTTCTTTAGATGCTCACTCAGGTCCATCAAAGATTTAATGCATGTGTTTTTAAAGTAAGGCTTTAAAACATACATAGCTTTGTGCTCTATGTAGACATTTTAATGTGAGGACCACTCCTAGCAGATGCAGAAGACAGGTTACAGGTGAACCTGTAACCCTAAGTTTCTAGGGTGTTCCTAATATAAAATGTTCTTCTCCCTACCCatgctatttctttttgtgtgactTTGTTATAAGTATAAATTAAGACCCtatatgtgatttgaaaaaatttttcaaaagattttaaaatgaaaataatgtacaAAAATGTGTTCAGGCCCTTGTACCAATTTTTAGTTTAGAAAACGTGGTTACtataatacatataaacataACTATATGTATACACTAAACCATCACATCATCCTGTAGAAAAGGGGCAAGAGACAAATTTAGAATAGATTCGAAGGGAAGATGAATAACTGTTTCCAGAAAATTCTAAGTCAAGGTGGTtacttttcattaatttctttgcAAAGAATTTCTATAAACAGCACCAATTACATGAAGCAATGAGAGGAAAAAGAGCTCCTCATAGAAACCTGTTTCTTAATAAGATGAGTCTGTAATTTGAAGGACTGTGGTTATGAGATGCTGCTTCATGTGGCACTACCACCATTCTAGCAGAAAATGAAATGCCTAAGAAAGTCGGAGTTCTGAGACTCCCGAAGGCCTGAGTTCACTCAGACCCTACTTTTAACAACTCTTCAGGGAACTGAGTGGGCCAAATTTCTTCAGATCACTTCCTTTTCTATCCCTTAAACATCTAAAGTGGTAGAAATAATTAACGATCCTTCCTGCCTTTCCCAAGTCTTGCTTCTTCATTTCTATACTACAGAATTTAattgagaaatttagaaaaaaaaagaaaaggagccatgATACTTCGATGCAGATCAGCTCCTTGGGCCCTACAGATATCAGAGTGTAATGTAAAATATTACCACCATACATAGCACTTAAGTGTTACCAGGTGTTTAACACTACTTAAGtacattcagttaaaaatatctaaatgtgTGTGGCTTCTTTAGAGATTTGCAagcaatgtattttaaaactggaGTATTTCATAAAATAGTGTGATTCACTGGCTTGTCAGTGGATCCACTGGTTTATGACTGATTTCAATAACGATCTTATTAGAGCTTGCAGACATGGCTCTGTAATGGTTCTCAACATTCTCTCCATAAATACAAGGAAGAGATGCTATTTGTACGGCGCACACTTGTTAAACGATTTCTGTGTAAAGGAAACAGAATTACTCAAAACATATGGTTTATGGAGGTTAAGTGGGATCAAAGAGAGTAAAACTACTGaggggacagaaaaaaaaaggaaaaacaggaaaaaaatacaaatgaacaaacaatggCCTCACAAATTTTGTAACTCTCATGAGGCTTTAGAAGGAAAACTTTAGTTTAGGAACTAAAATAGATTGTATTAATATCCTGTCTTTAAACATTAGGTTGGTAGATACGACAggtaaagtaaagaaaaatttctttaatgaacACCCAAAACACATATATGAAGGGAAAAAACTAAAACTTACCCAGTGATAAAATAAAAGCTGATGGAGCAGTTTTGTTTCAACttagttgttatttttatagGGTGGTTCcataaagtatttagaaaaactgattttaagaaaaacttaGTGTAACATTTAGTATACTAAACAGTGActtaattttgattttagaaTTATCATCCTAAATCAAAATCAgctctttataattttaatgagtTCATTTAACCCTCAGTATACCAAGAAAAATTTACCACCTGGGTCTAATGaatactttattaatatttaaatcaactTATCAATAATTTACAGAGGAAGAATAAAGGGATAATGTAAAACAACTTCATCAGAATTTTTAATAAGGACTTACAAGTAGCAAATCCAATTCTTAATTCCATATTTTCCAGGTTTTAAAGGACAAGATACACAAAATGGGCAAGGCATTTTGAAACGGACAGCTCATTAAGTGTCACACATGAACCTGGAAATACCTTGCTGATTCCAGGTTTCAAATATATGTCTAAGATGTTCTAGCTTAATCATCACTTATGGGCCTTCTTTTGGTACCTGTATAATTCAAAACATCTTACTCTGGACAACTTTAACAGCTGATAATTATGTTGAAGGAAGGACAGAAATCTTCCTTGTTCCATAACTGCaaaatgttttttacttttagattTACTAACAATGATCAATccaatgaattatttcatttctatgtcatctattttctcccaatctctTTCTACACACCAGCCTTCAGTATTTGTCCACTTATGaactatttcaaataaatttgggtGTGCCAAcatcataaaagaagaaagaatactgCTTTGCAGCTTTTGAGCAAAACAGAGCATAGAGGTTCTTGTCACAAAATACTGAGTGATGACGTCCTTCCTATTAAGCAACTAACTGGATGAACATACTATATTTCCCTTTTGTCTTTAGAACTACATTATTatagtaactatgtgaggtgatggattgtTAACCAACTTTACTATGCAATCATTCTGCAATATATATGCacatcaaatcatcatattgtataccttaaacttatacgatgttgtatatgtcaattatatctcaataaagctggagaaaaaaagaactatattGTTCACTCATTGATTCTTGAGTTGGAGAAAATTCATCTGGGATACTGTCATCTGAAAACAATAGTCAGAGGTGTTGCTTATACAATCAACGTCACCATCTTCAATCATGTCTAGAGTGCTAGTACCATTCATCCTCTGATTCATCTAACTGGAGCATCTCCCTAAGCCAACTTTCTTCTCTTTGACATTATcgatggaaaatgaaaaatagtgaatTCTCTACTGTATTTACTAAAAGTTAAGACAAAATAGAAAGACTACAAAGATAGCGTCTCCAGACTTTTTTTTACATGCTTGAAAGATAATACAATATTAATGAGCTAtgcaataagaaaactgaagatgaTGTAATAATGACAACATTTCATTACTGCATCATCATTCTAGGCAattccattattttccttttggcttaGTAGTTTAGTCTTTATTTGGCACAGTTGggaataaatgataaattaattCTCAAGATGATAAAATGGTTAAAGATACAGGAAAAATAAGATCACTAAGATTCCATAATGTATCTTTGATTTATATAAAAGGTTCCAATGGACATATACCGTAATAACAAGATACAatgttttttctattaaaaacacattcattaaaacttttaaaaaaataaaagtcatgtaATATAATCCTTCCTACTAgttagaaacatgaaaaaaaaaaaaccccacaaaaaacagacctcaaaaattaaaactgggTCCAAAGAACCCTCATAGTACACCAAAGGTTAATGCATTTCAAgacaatttaataaaattcatgtACAACTACTTTACagtgttaaaattataaaaccgAATCTTCCTTTTAATTGAAAATTGTTTATAAGCataaaagtatcttttaaatttcataaaattgagATTTTACTGGTCCACTAGCAAgcagtgaaaaaaattattgttatggCACGGgagaaatattaaacaaaataatagaataaaactaAACCATGAAAAAATTCCACAGAATCTTGACCATATGCATAGATAGATTTTGGGAAAGATCTAAGTTTCAACACATAGACTAGTTTAATGAAATATCTAGTAAAACGCTTGAATTCGGGGTATATTTCTTGAaaagatacattttcttttttttaagtacctAAAAACCATGAAATTATGCTGCagtgtaacttttttttaaaagagctttaaTCAATAAAAGACAGTTGTAAATAATTCACATATTAACAGTTCCTAAGTAGGTCTTACATTGATTCTCTGAAGTAAACTATTTCCATTGCAATatgtttttcactttctatttgGAAATGGTTTATTAAGCAAAGGGAAAGTCTGctgaatatttaaacattttttgaaatggtAAAGTCCAAGTAATAAGATTTTACTTAGATAAACAAAGGATGCATCTAACAGGATTCTTATACGTGGGAGTACTTTTGGTTGAGAATAGATAATGAGAAAGGTCTTTTTCCAGTTGTTTATAAGGAGAAGATTCAGTATCTTACTTGCAATCAAATTCTCCATTAAAAACAGACTTTAATGATTAAACATCTAGGAAGCCACTTTGTATGCTATTTAAATAACGTCTAATGAATACCTCATGAGTTCCATTTGTTTCAATGAAATCTACTCCAATTTCTTCTGCATTATCAAGTAACACCTGTTGGAGTATTGAATTGAAAGGTATTTCTGCAAGGCTACTTCGATGAGCACTTGGATTCTTGGCTCTGGTTCCTCAAAATGCAGAAGTAACTGAAAGGCTACTTAATTGTGGCATTCAAGAACAACTCCTATTGAACAATATTATCTAAATTCCACTGTGGATTATTTTGGAGATGCTTATTAtacaaaaggacaagaaaaacaTTACGATGCTTCATTAAGgatcagaagaaaaatatctaagtACTCTGAAGATTCCAAAGTCTTAATTATTGAAATTTTTACTTAAGCAATACAAATGCAGGTAAATAATTCAGAGAACTCTTGGTCTTCTTTAAGGAGAGACTTGGAAAGAAAGTTGTAAAAGTTGAACAGGAAACAAAAACCCAAGAACAATTCACCGAGAGTATGTAACACCAAACATTTTATCCAAATGGACGAGACTAGCTTTCCAAACCAAGGGCCGATGAAAAGTTAGAATACATAAAACCCAGCACTTAACTTCatagaacaagaaaggaaaagtaacatTTCAAATAAGGGTCCTGGGGCTTCCCTGAAAAGTGAAGACTACAGCGAATCctctattataaatgaaaagttagcttttgggaaaaattaagaataaaagaaacattcaGTTGTTGCCATTTCATAGCTGGGAATAATAAGGGCATAGTAAAGAAGTAGGCCTGAAATTTCATTTATcagaatatatttctaatttcttggaaaaaaatcaaaattagtaTATATCCTCTGCCAGAAGTTGAATTCCAAGACAATAACTTTCTTTGTAGTATTAGCTATCAAAAGGTGAATGAGTGGTTGTACATTTGGATGGGTGCCAGGAAACTAAACCGatcttaaaacattttctcaaGTGACGGCCCTCAACATTTGAAATTAGACCATAAGAGCTTCTTACCCTCTCCCAGGGGTTCTCAGTTTAGATATAAACACTCTTCAGAGACTGGTGACAGAAGCCACTGACACGGTAGCAAGTAAAGCAGGTGCCCAGACTGCTCTCCATTGCAACCTGAGGGCCGTAAATACTTTTGTCCAAAGCCATATTTGCTCCGAACTTCCAGGCCCATCAGCTTTACCTTGCTGTCAGCTGCTTCCACAGGAGTAAAATAGTGTCACTCACGCTGCCCCTTAAAAGAGGCTCACAAGGAGACACCAGTGCTTGACCAACTCAAGCGTTCAACACTAGGAGATATGTATCTGAGGCCTTCTTcaactctaaaattttatttctatgattCTAAGTAATTTATCAAATCGTAGTTGATAAAAATGACAAGCATTTTAACCAGAAAGATGATATACTGTAATAAAGTTGTGAAAACAGCCCTGACCCATATGTCTCAGAGTCTTTTTCGTGAATTCTAGAGGACGAAGATGGTTTTGAAATAGTCATACACCTTACCCACCTAATCCCCCAAAGttatttatcttcattattttcttcactaGGGTCACAGAATTTTAAACAGATGTCTATTTAAAGGCTAAATATGAGCTTATATTCAAACTCGAGCTTTTGCTTATCTCACAGTAGTTAGATACTGAATATAAAGCAATAGTGAAGATTTAAGACACTTGATGACATAGATAAATGCAtgagagaggtgaaataactGTCCTGCTGACAGAAACAAATATCCCTTATAATTGATATAGCAAAATAAAGACGAGCTTCTTTGTTCTGAATTATCCTCAGAAGGCTTGCGTATGTGAATCAGATTCAATAAACCCTCTATCCATTTTACTCTACCTCtatagtttattaaaaaaatttaattttaaatcaaaattaagatGAAGAAGTTGGagattttaagttaaaaaggTTGACAGAAGCAAGGGAACTGGAGAAAAAGTTTAACTGTCACACAATTTCTGTTCCAAAAACGCAATGTCTTCCTGGATGCTGTTGCATTATCTTGAAAACACAGAAACCAGAATACTGTTAAATAAAATTCActctaatgtaatttttaaaaatccaggaaGAGAATTATTATATGATAAGGAACACGTgatatttatttagcattaaCATTAATGTCTGCTCAGTGACTTCTACTGTTctcaaaaaaaacaacagaatctctgaagaaacacaaaataataacaaattatttgGGTAGCACACAAGTGTGAAAAAAAGggtttaaatataaaactaacaGAGGGTATAAAACTAACAGAGGGCATATCTTCTCCTAACCTCTTCCAATAGCTTTTCAAACTATGGTGCTTTCTATCAGTTTTGAAAAGcataatattttccaatttctatcaaaatatgaaatacaatgGAAAATGGTGCTTTCTTCTCCTGGAATTGTTTGAGggtttatagtatatatatatatatagaggaACATCCTTTGAGATTGGAGCATAAATTCTATTAAACTCAACTATGGTCTCCCCATCTCTAAAATAGATTTGATATACAGACACAAGCACAAGGTCAAGGTCACAGATCAGTAAGAAAGATTACCAACAAAACTGATGTAACAGCTGGCATTTGATCAAAGCTCCTGGGGTTTTTAGTACACTTACACTCTGCAGTTTAGTACACTCTGCATTTACGTACAGGGTACACTCTGTTTTTAAAGTGTTCCCCATCTTGGAAGACAAGATGTGGAACGTACTTTTGGTTATAACGCATGTTCTGCCAAAATGTTGCACTGGATCACAGAGTAAGAAAGCAGACTAGCGTGTGTCTGTTTCAGAATCACAGTTCTTACTTGTGTGCGTGTATGCTTGcatacttatttgtttgtttgtttgttacagGTGATCTTTGCCATGTGACAATTCTGAAATTAATTTAACTTGCAGGTTCCTGAACTGAGCATGCTCCTCCACACCTCCAAGCCTTTACCCAGCTGAAATGGAAATGAACTGTCTATTCTTCAATATCTTGGCCCACTTCTTCCCAAATACACAGATTAAACTGCTAAAAATTGGTTCAACCAGGAAAGTTTTATAGTGTATCCATGGTCTTCCACGATAATTTCCAAATTATAC
The window above is part of the Equus quagga isolate Etosha38 chromosome 21, UCLA_HA_Equagga_1.0, whole genome shotgun sequence genome. Proteins encoded here:
- the NRIP1 gene encoding nuclear receptor-interacting protein 1, whose translation is MTHGEELGSDVHQDSVVLTYLEGLLMHQAAEGSGTAVDKKSAGRNEEDQNFNVSSKAFPTCQSNGPVLNTQTYQGSGMLHLKKARLLQSSEDWNAAKRKRLSDPIVNINVKKEALLAGMVDNVPKGKQDSTLLASLLQSFSSRLQTVALSQQIRQSLKEQGYALSHDSLKVEKDLRCYGVASSHLKTLLKKSKAKDQKPDTDLPDVTKNLIRERFVESPHHVGQSGTKVMSEPLSCAARLQAVASMVEKRASPATSPKPSVACSQLALLLSSEAHLQQYSREHALKTQNANQAASERLAAMARLQENGQKDVGSFQLSKGMSSHLNGQARTSSSKLMASRSTFQNAMGIVPSSPKNAGCKNSLERNNIKQVANNSLLLHLLKSQTIPKPMNGHNHSERGSIFEDSSTPTTVDEYSDNNPSFTDDSSGDESSYSNCVPIDLSCKHRTEKPEPDQPVSLDNLTQSLLNTWDPKARDVDSKEDPDTSKKSKLNSHQKVTLLQLLLGHKNEENTERNNSPQEVHSDVTKFSTQNYTRTSVIESPSTNRTTPVSTPPLLASTKAESPINLSQHSLVIKWNSPPYACSSQPEKPANTASNHLMDLTKSKESQGEKPAQNEGAQNPATFSASKLLQNLAQCGMQSSVSGEEQRPSKQLLGVNTDKPVGMIDRLNSPLLSNKTNAVEENKAFSSQATCPEPGLSGSEIENLLERRTVLQLLLGNPNKGKSEKKEKNLLRDESTQEHTDRALNEQILMVKIKSEPCDELHIHNTNVHLSHDAKGAPFLGMAPPVQRSAAALPASEDFKSEPISPQDFSFSKNGLLSRLLRQNQESYLADDLDNSPRNSQLTLVESKNLCMVPKKRKLYTEPLENPFKKMKNNLVDATNSHSAPDVLYGSLLNQQELKFSRNDLEFKYPASHGSASESEHRSWARESKSFNVLKQLLLSENCVRDLSQHGSNSVVDSKKKGHKNNVPSSKPEFSISSLNGLMYGSTQPNACVDNRTFPYPGVVKTALSPPFPEYLGCAGSRPESGLLNGCSMPSEKGPIKWVITDGDKNEYEKDSPRLTKTNPILYYMLQKGGNSVTSRETQSRDMWREPSSADSVSQVTIKEQLLPAAETKASFFNLRSPYNSHMGNNASRPHSANGEGYGLLGSVLTIKKESE